In Thalassophryne amazonica chromosome 14, fThaAma1.1, whole genome shotgun sequence, one DNA window encodes the following:
- the LOC117525402 gene encoding zinc finger protein 37 homolog: MSKVQMLRALVKQRLTAAAEEIFGLFERTIAEYEEELCRSKEENHRQRHLLDAVFNPDVHLQTADAPQLFLGKNVAPEHLEQSSSLDQDDPHPPHIKEEQEELWSSREGEQLQALDETVPDFPLVSAPMKIEDTPQSSQFHQRHIEGDREVKSQASSSAEDIKRKSGGQDHGGPGPDTSFDPEMEDSHDWMEAREPQSSSVCLKYKMPANDGRRNPGGKPYSCSECGKRFRMKSSLMSHMPCHTGEKPFSCSICRKCFGYRSTMALHMKSHKEEKPFSCSVCGKLFNQKCNLKRHMAIHIEEKPFSCPVCCNRFRQKAHLKTHMTSHTGEKPCSCSFCNKTFRDKSTLRIHMTVHTGEKLFKCSACGKGFNIKQRLVKHKCVKSL; the protein is encoded by the exons ATGTCTAAAGTCCAAATGCTGAGAGCGTTGGTGAAGCAGCGACTAACTGCGGCTGCTGAAGAGATATTTGGGCTGTTTGAAAGAACCATAGCAGAGTACGAGGAGGAACTTTGTCGTTCTAAAGAGGAGAACCAccgacagcgacacctgctggacgCCGTCTTTAACCCTGACGTTCACTTACAGACAGCAG ATGCTCCTCAGCTGTTTTTGGGCAAAAATGTTGCTCCGGAGCACCTTGAACAGAGCTCCAGTCTGGATCAGGATGATCCACATCCCCCACACATTAAAGAGGAACAGGAGGAGCTCTGGAGCAGTCGGGAGGGAGAGCAGCTCCAGGCTCTGGATGAGACGGTTCCAGACTTCCCGCTGGTTTCTGCCCCAATGAAGATTGAAGATACTCCTCAGTCCTCACAGTTTCATCAAAGACACATTGAGGGGGACAGAGAGGTGAAGTCTCAAGCCAGCAGCtcagctgaagacattaaaagaaAAAGTGGTGGACAGGACCATGGAGGGCCAGGCCCAGACACAAGCTTTGATCCAGAGATGGAAGACAGTCATGATTGGATGGAGGCCAGGGAACCTCAGTCGAGTTCAGTCTGTCTGAAATATAAAATGCCTGCAAATGATGGGAGACGTAATCCTGGTGGGAAACCATACAGCTGCTCtgagtgtggcaaaagatttCGGATGAAGTCAAGCTTGATGTCGCACATGCCATGTCACACTGGAGAGAAACCGTTCAGCTGTTCAATTTGCAGGAAGTGTTTTGGATACAGGTCGACTATGGCTTTGCACATGAAAAGTCACAAAGAGGAGAAACCCTTTAGCTGTTCTGTTTGTGGTAAATTATTCAACCAGAAGTGCAATCTGAAGCGACACATGGCGATTCATATTGAAGAGAAACCCTTTAGTTGCCCCGTTTGCTGTAACAGATTCCGACAGAAGGCACACTTAAAAACCCACATGACCAGCCACACTGGGGAAAAACCTTGTAGCTGCTCCTTCTGCAATAAAACCTTCAGAGACAAATCCACTCTGAGGATACACATGACGGTACACACAGGAGAAAAACTGTTCAAATGCAGCGCGTGTGGGAAAGGATTCAATATAAAGCAGCGTCTTGTGAAGCATAAGTGTGTCAAGAGTTTGTGA